The genomic stretch ccgattttcaagttttcataaacggaaatcggtatttttgggtgccgatttgcCACTTTTTTATCTATTACAtttttatatacctttatttaactaggcaagtcagttaagaacacattcttattttcaatgatggcctaggaacggtgagGTTAACCTcctggttcaggggcagaacgacagattttcaccttgtcagctcggggatccaatcttgcaaccttacagttaaccagtccaacgcaataatgacctgcccctctctcgttgcactccacaaggagactacCTGTTACGctaatgcagtaagccaaggcaagttgctagctagcattaaacttatcttataaaaaaacaatcaatcataatcactagttaacttcttgaaactccccatcccggatccgggtttgtgactaaagcctcaggctcattagcataacgcaacgttaacgatttctgaaaatcgcaaataaaattaaaataatgcgtttgctctcaagcttagccttttcttaacaacactgtcatctcagattttcaaaatatgcttttgaaccatagaaattgactaatttgtgtaagagtatgcaaagctagcatagcattttgtgtagcatgtagcacgcaacattttcacaaaagccagataaccaaataaataaaatcatttacctttgaagagcttctgatgttttcaatgaggagagtctcagccacataccaaatgcgcagtgtttcctgaaagcgtctgtgtgtaggagaaatcgttccgttttctacattgcgcctggctaccgaaacgaaccgaaaatgcagtcacctacaacgtgaaactttttccggattaactacataatatcgaccgaaacatggcaaacgttgtttggaatcaatcctcaaggtgttttttcacatatctcttcattgacatgcagttcgtggaagcttgcttctctctctgtgccccatggaaaaatactggcaggtgacttttgcgcaccaatttcggcgcaggacaccgggcggacacgtggtaaatgtggtctcttatggtcaatcttccaacgatctgcctacaaatacgtcacaatgctgcagacaccttggggaaacgacagaaagggcagactcattcctcttgcgttcacagccatataaggagatcatgaaagacagagcctcaaaaatccttgtcatttcctggatgccaagtcatcttggttttgcctgaagctcacgttaaagggcacgcacagagaagatatttgtatttctggacacgtcagagtgttttctttcgaacagtagcaattatatgcatagtcgagcatctttttgtgacaaaatatcttgtttaaaacgggaacgtttttcttccaaaaatgaaatagcgccaccataagtgtaagaggttaactacacatggttgatgatattactagatattatctagcgtgtcctgtgttgcatataatctgactgagcatacaatcatacaagtatctaagtatctgactgagtggtggtaggcagaagcaggcacgtaaacattaattcaaacagcactttcgtgcgttttgccagcagttcTTCGTtagtgcgtcaagcattgcgctgtttatgacttcaaacctatcaactcccgagatgaggctggtgtaaccgatttgaaatggctagctagttagctgcgctaatagcgtttcaaacatcactcgctctgagacttcgagtggttgtttcccttgctctgcatgggtaatgctcttcgatgtggtggctgttgtcgttgtgttcctggttcgagcccagggaggagcgaggagagggacggaagctatgctgttacactggcaatactaaagtgcctataagaacatccaatagtcaaaggtatatgaaatacaaatggtatagagggaaatagtcctataattcctataataactacaacataaaacttcttacctgggaatattgaagactcatgttaaaaggaaccaccagctttcatatgttctcatgttttgagcaaggaactgaaacgttagctttcttacatggcacatattgcacttttacttctcaacactgtttttgcattatttaaaccaaattgaacatgtttcattatttacttgaggctaaattgattttattgatgtattatattaagttcagaataagtgttcattcagtattgttgcaattgtcgttattataaataaaaatcggccgatttttgCTCGGTATCGGCTTTTGtccctccaataatcggtatcgcgTTGAGGTCGACCGACTATGACTTCTCTAGTCTCCACCCCCACAGTCAGCGTGTTTGAAGGGATCAGATTAAGCGAAGAGACTCTCTAATATTGGTCACATAATGAGGTGTTTTTGGGATGCAAGGTGGTTTGTCGATCAAAGATTCTGCTTTGTCTGACTGCCGagatccgtctctctctccttcctattcGTTCTGTAACCAgggatctctcctctctccttcctattcGTTCTGTAACCagggatctctctctcccttcctattCGTTCTGTAACCAgggatctatctctctctccttcctattcGTTCTGTAAccagggatctctctctctctccttcctattcGTTCTTGTAAACagggatctctctctccttcctattcGTTCTGTAAccagggatctctctctctctctctctcttgccttctATTCGTTCTGTAAccagggatctctctctctctccttcctagaCGTTCTGTAACCACACTGAGATTGAGAAGCTGCTGGACACTAGTGAGTCTGACCAGGACAGAGAGCTGATCGGAGATTTCACCAAACCCTGTGTCCTGTCCACCGTGGAGGGTAAACACCAGGACCTGAAATACATCACCCCTGAGATGGTGAGAACTACTGCTGTTATATGATACAGCCATGTGTCTAATCACCACTagtattccctatgtagtgcactacttttgaccagagcgcaTGGGGTGTTTGACCAAGGTCCCCGGTCTTCTCACCTCACAACATCCAACCTGCCAAGCCTCTTGAGCTTATTTGACTACTGAACACTCGTTTAACTAACTTTTTAATGTTTTTATAAGGCCTCTAGAAATATATCGTAAGGTAGTCAAATATCCAGTAGGAAGTTGTAGATGCTACATAGTTTATCTACTAAAAACCATGTTGAGCTCGGACGATTAACCCAAAGACAATAGACCCTGGTGTTATGGAGACAGACCCTGGTGTTATGGAGACAGACCCTGGTGTTATGGAGACAGACCCTGGTGTTATGGAGACAGACCCTGGTGTTATGGAGACAGACCCTGGTGTTATGGAGACAGACCCTGGTGTTATGGAGACAGACCCTGGTGTTATGGAGACAGACCCTGgtgttatggagacagaccaccaggtATATATGTTAAAGCCCAGCTCACAGGCCTGGTTTAAACATTTTCTGGATGTATAGTTTTTACTGCTCTAGTGTTTATTGTAATAATTATTGCTTGAAAAACCTTATTTACTATCTATTGATTTATTTGTCATTGTTTGTGCGTTGCGCTGAACACTGAGAGTCATCACTGTGAAAGTTTGCCAATTCATCCTGTTTGGGATTGGTTGCCAACGGGAGATTTTGACACAGGTCATTCGGTGGCCACGTAGGCTAATTGATCGCTCAATCCAGCAACAAGATCATAGTTTAAATATCTGTCACGGAGTGCCTCCTTCCTCGGGTGGTGACTAGTGTAGTAGGTTTAGAAGCATAGATCAAGAGACCAGATGTCTCATTCTGGTTCCTATTTTGACAGGTTGCACATCAATGTGGATTTATGCATTTCCTGAATGTTTGAACCGAGTCCTGTCATTAATGTAACTGTCCATTTTTTTAACTTAAACTGATTTCTTTTTAAATTTATCGCACAAAATGGTTAAATTGATGGTAATATGAATGTTTTTGCATATAACCATGCTCTAAGTATTGGGGCTCGAACCTGAGACTAGCCTGTCTGCTCTGAGCGGCCAGCTGGATCCTCTATAACCTGAGACTAGCCTGTCTGCTCTGAGCGGCCAGCTGGATCCTCTATAACCTGAGACTAACCTGTCCGCTCTGAGCGGCCAGCTGGATCCTCTATAACCTGAGGACTAACCTGTCCGCTCTGAGCGGCCAGCTGGATCCTCTATAACCTGAGACTAACCTGTCTGCTCTGAGCGGCCAGCTGGATCCTCTATAACCTGAGACTAACCTGTCTGCTCTGAGCGGCCAGCTGGATCCTCTATAACCTGAGACTAACCCTGTCCGCTCTGAGCGGCCAGCTGGATCCTCTATAACCTGAGACTACCTGTCCGCTCTGAGCGGCCAGCTGGATCCTCTATAACCTGTCTGCTCTGAGCGGCCAGCTGGATCCTCTATAACCTGAGACTAACCTGTCTGCTCTGAGCGGCCAGCTGGATCCTCTATAACCTGAGACTAACCTGTCTGCTCTGAGCGGCCAGCTGGATCCTCTATAACCTGTAGACTCAACGCTGTCTCGCTCTGAGCGGCCAGCTGGATCCTCTATAACCTGGGACTAACCTGTCTGCTCTGAGCGGCCAGCTGGATCCTCTATAACCGGAGACTAACCTGTCTGTTCCTCCTCAGATGGTGTCCGCTCTGAGCGGCCAGCTGCATCATGTTGTCGAGAGGATCGTGGTGATTGACTGTCGCTACCCGTATGAGTTTGAGGGGGGCCACATCAAAGGAGCCCTGAACCTCTACCAGGAGGAGCAGGTAGAGGAGTACCTCCTTCGCACCCCCATCGCCCCCCTCTCCCCTGACCACAGGGTGCTCCTCGTCTTCCACTGTGAGTTCTCCTCAGAGCGAGGGCCCAGGATGTGTCGTTTCGTACGTGAGAGGGACAGGACGATGAACGAGTACCCTAACCTGCACTACCCAGAAATCTACATTCTCAAGGGAGGCTACAAAGAGTTCTTCCCTCACTTCCGGGTAAAACACAATCCTACTTTTGAAACATTTTGATGGCTTTATCACTAATAATCAAAAGTGAATTAGTTGACATGAATATTTTTGTTTCTGTGTAGTTTCTATAACAAGCCGTTCAGTTTGGCGACCACACATTGTAATGGCAATGCATTGATGGAGACTCCTTCTCACTCCAGATGCAGTGTGAGCCCCAGGGGTACCGGCCCATGCACCACCAGGACTTTAAAGAGGACCTGAGGAAGTTCAGACTGAAGAGCAGGACCTGGGCCGGGGAGCGCAGCAAGAGGGGACTGTACAGCAGACTGAAGAAGCTGTAGCCCCCCCACGTAACCCTACTGCCCACCCTCCCTACTCCCCTCCCCCTGTAACCCTACTGCCTGCCTCCCGTAACCCTACTGCCCCCCTCTCCGTAACCCTActgcctgcctcctccccctgtaaCCCTACTGCCTGCCTCCCCCCGTAAACCCTACTACCATATTCTCCTGTAAATTTCTACCGCCTGCCTCCCCCGTAACCCTACTGCCCTCCCTGTAACCCTActgcctgcctcctccccctgtaaCCCTACTGCCTGCCCCCTCCCCCTGTAACCCTActgcctgcctcctccccctgtaaCCCTACTGCCTGCCTCCCCCGGTAACCCTACTGCCTCAAGCCAAGAGAGCTGTAACcctactcctccccctctccgtaACCCTACTGCCTCAAGCCAAGagagctgtgacacactgccaCCACCACTAGCCTATACTACCTTGCCACTCTTACACTCCCCACCAGACCACTGCAGCCTTCCAGTCTCCAGAGGAGTTTTTGGGGTGTTCCAGTTTTAACCCCGTCTTTTATTCCCAGCGTCTGGCCATCACCTCTGACTGCAGAACCAAGATCTGGCCACTGTGTAATGACTGCAGAAGACTGCAGAACCAAGAGCTGACCACTGTGTTTAATGGGACTGCAGAACCAAGAGCTGACCACTGTTTAATGGGACTGCAGAACCAAGATCTGACCACTGTTTAATGGGACTGCAGAACCAAGAGCTGACCACTGTGTTTAATGGGACTGCAGAACCAAGATCTGACCACTGTTTAATGGGACTGCAGAACCAAGAGCTGACCACTGTTTAATGTGACTGCAGAACCAAGAGCTGACCACTGTGTTTAATGGGACTACAGAACCAAGAGCTGACCACTGCCAGACATGACAA from Oncorhynchus masou masou isolate Uvic2021 unplaced genomic scaffold, UVic_Omas_1.1 unplaced_scaffold_9442, whole genome shotgun sequence encodes the following:
- the LOC135538360 gene encoding M-phase inducer phosphatase 1-like; protein product: TFCNHTEIEKLLDTSESDQDRELIGDFTKPCVLSTVEGKHQDLKYITPEMMVSALSGQLHHVVERIVVIDCRYPYEFEGGHIKGALNLYQEEQVEEYLLRTPIAPLSPDHRVLLVFHCEFSSERGPRMCRFVRERDRTMNEYPNLHYPEIYILKGGYKEFFPHFRMQCEPQGYRPMHHQDFKEDLRKFRLKSRTWAGERSKRGLYSRLKKL